A region of Lepeophtheirus salmonis chromosome 13, UVic_Lsal_1.4, whole genome shotgun sequence DNA encodes the following proteins:
- the LOC121127419 gene encoding UDP-N-acetylhexosamine pyrophosphorylase-like protein 1 gives MEALQVKLKCFNQEHLLQYVDQCDESERLALFKDIESIDLEDVCNDIEIALTPNNSDDSLEVDPCIEQIPAEDRGSYNLTDPDKLENYRNLGLKSIGMGKVGVILLAGGQGTRLGVAYPKGMYDVGLPSGKSLFQIQMERIRRLEELSGGSGQICIYIMTSSHTLKPTEEFFINKDYFGLRPENVVFFEQQMIPCFDFDGKIILENKNKISRAPNGNGGLYFALRDEGILEHMRKRGIEYIHTYCVDNILVKIADPYFIGYCIDSGVEVGNKVVKKEVPNEAVGVVCRLRGKYHVIEYSEISTELSELKDEKTGDLIYNAANICNHFFTLKFLQRICCPSENLIKKLRQHNAKKKIPYYDGNVTVKPTSNTGIKLERFVFDVFEFTERLGVWDVPREDEISPLKNSENAPKDNPKTAREALYNLHRKYIETAGGTFTNSGPVEISPLVSYDGEELEKRVKRVAFTCPIELK, from the exons ATGGAGGCTCTGCaagttaaactaaaatgttttaatCAGGAACATCTGCTTCAATACGTAGATCAATGTGACGAATCAGAAAGGTTAGCCTTATTTAAAGACATCGAGTCAATTGATTTGGAGGACGTGTGTAACGATATAGAAATCGCATTAACACCCAACAATAG TGATGACAGCCTTGAAGTCGATCCTTGTATTGAGCAAATTCCTGCAGAGGATAGAGGTTCATATAATTTGACAGATCctgataaattagaaaattatagaaACTTGGGTTTGAAGTCAATTGGAATGGGAAAAGTTGGTGTGATTTTATTAGCAGGTGGTCAAGGCACTCGATTAGGTGTTGCATATCCTAAAGGAATGTATGATGTCGGATTACCCTCGGGAAAAAGCTTGTTTCAAATACAAATGGAAAGGATTAGAAGACTTGAAGAATTATCTGGGGGATCTGggcaaatttgtatatatataatgacgAGTAGTCATACACTTAAGCCCACGGaagaattttttatcaataaagacTATTTTGGATTAAGACCTGAAAATGTGGtattttttgaacaacaaaTGATTCCTTGCTTTGATTTTGATGGAAAAATCattttggagaataaaaataaaatatcacgaGCTCCAAATGGAAATGGAGGACTCTATTTCGCTCTCAGAGATGAAGGAATTCTGGAACACATGAGAAAGCGAGGAATCGAATATATTCACACTTACTGCGTTGATAACATATTAGTTAAAATTGCTGACCCTTACTTCATAGGTTACTGCATTGATTCTGGTGTTGAAGTGGGTAACAAAGTAGTAAAGAAAGAGGTTCCTAATGAGGCTGTCGGTGTTGTTTGTCGGCTGAGAGGGAAGTATCATGTGATTGAATATTCTGAGATATCAACTGAACTTTCCGAGCTGAAGGATGAAAAAACTGGAGACTTGATTTATAACGCTGCAAATATatgcaatcatttttttacattaaaattccTTCAACGTATCTGCTGTCCGTCTGAAAATTTGATCAAGAAACTAAGACAGCACAATgccaaaaagaaaattccttattATGATGGAAATGTAACAGTAAAACCTACATCAAACACTGGCATAAAATTGGAAAGATTTGTATTTGATGTCTTTGAGTTCACTGAACGATTAGGAGTATGGGATGTTCCTAGAGAAGACGAAATTAGTCCTcttaaaaattcagaaaacgcTCCTAAAGATAATCCAAAAACAGCACGAGAAGCTTTGTATAATCTTCATCGGAAGTACATTGAGACAGCGGGTGGCACATTTACTAATTCCGGACCTGTTGAAATATCTCCTCTCGTATCTTATGACGGAGAAGAATTGGAGAAAAGGGTGAAACGTGTGGCTTTTACTTGTCcaattgaattgaaataa
- the Mcm2 gene encoding DNA replication licensing factor mcm2 — translation MSDRATSPSVGMSEDIPETSSMRGGRSRRTSLASSPGRDLPAFENEDDLLGDGAQDPEEEEEEGEELFGENMEADYRAMPALDAYDTRVLDDDDYDALSEGDRQDAESAMRQRDREEGRRGRLRRGLLYGDSDSEEDEPKRRRKLAQMAAEDEDTSMGTQDMIESIENLEDTRGRSVREHVSTIGPRTECYNRFKNFLRTYIDARGHNLYKEKVRTMCEENRSSFEVDYNVLASECQVLAYFLPEAPTEMLQIFDEAAKDVVLSMFPQYERISKEIHIRISDLPLVEEIRSLRQLHLNQLIRTSGVVTSSTGVLPQLSVIKYDCNKCSYVLGPFVQHQNQEVKPGTCPECQSQGPFQVNMEQTLYKNYQRIKIQESPGRVSAGRLPRSKDAILLGDLCDTCKPGDDIELTGVYTNNYDGSLNTAQGFPVFATVILANHILRKDSSNATRNLTDEDIKSIMSLSKDERVGERLMASIAPSIYGHENIKRALGLTLFGGTVKDKQEKHKVRGDLNVLLCGDPGTAKSQFLKSIEKLAPRAVFTTGQGASAVGLTAYVQRSPVSREWTLEAGALVLADKGVCLIDEFDKMNDQDRTSIHEAMEQQTISISKAGIVTTLRARCSVIAASNPIGGRYDPSMTFSENVDLTDPILSRFDILCVVRDTVDPVIDEHLAQFVVGSHMRNHPLADEKDISTFEKVEQSLASSTNLSGVEKIPLDILKKYILYARDRVHPKLHQMDQDKVAKMYTNLRKESMATGSVAITVRHIESVIRIAEAHAKMHLREFVHEDDVNMAIRVMLESFIDTQKYSVMKTMKRRFANYLSYKKDNNELLLFILRQLTQETAMYMRNRYGTEQDTIEISESDLLEKARHINIKDLQPFFSSALFKTNNFIHDSSRKLIIQQL, via the exons ATGTCG GATCGTGCAACTTCACCGAGTGTAGGAATGTCTGAGGATATTCCTGAAACTTCTTCCATGCGAGGTGGTCGAAGTCGGCGGACATCATTGGCTTCCAGCCCCGGGCGAGACCTCCCAGCCTTTGAGAATGAGGATGATCTCTTGGGAGATGGTGCCCAGGATccagaggaggaggaggaggagggagAAGAATTGTTTGGAGAGAACATGGAGGCGGACTATCGTGCCATGCCGGCTCTGGACGCTTATGACACACGTGTCTTGGATGATGATGACTACGACGCTCTCTCTGAAGGAGATCGGCAGGATGCGGAGTCGGCCATGCGCCAAAGAGACCG GGAGGAAGGGCGAAGAGGTCGACTGAGAAGAGGACTCCTCTACGGGGACTCTGACTCTGAGGAAGATGAGCCCAAAAGAAGACGTAAACTGGCCCAGATGGCCGCTGAAGATGAAGACACGAGTATGGGAACACAGGATATGATTGAGTCCATCGAGAATCTTGAGGATACGAGGGGAAGATCTGTGCGAGAGCATGTGTCTACCATTGGTCCTCGTACTGAATGTTATAATCGCTTCAAAAATTTCTTGAGAACTTACATTGATGCCAGAGGACACAATCTCTACAAGGAAAAAGTGCGTACGATGTGTGAAGAAAATAGATCCTCCTTTGAGGTGGATTATAATGTGCTGGCATCGGAATGTCAAGTCTTGGCTTATTTCCTACCTGAAGCCCCTACTGAGATGCTTCAAATTTTTGACGAAGCAGCCAAGGATGTTGTGTTGAGTATGTTTCCTCAATATGAACGTATTTCCAAGGAGATTCATATTAGGATATCCGATCTTCCTCTTGTTGAAGAAATCAGATCACTTAGACAATTGCATTTAAATCAGTTGATTCGTACTTCAGGGGTTGTCACTTCTTCAACAGGGGTTCTTCCACAACTCTCCGTCATTAAGTATGATTGTAATAAGTGTAGTTATGTGCTTGGTCCCTTTGTTCAGCATCAAAATCAAGAAGTGAAGCCTGGAACTTGTCCTGAGTGTCAGAGTCAAGGGCCATTCCAAGTCAACATGGAGCAAACATTGTACAAAAATTACCAACGCATTAAGATTCAAGAAAGCCCTGGAAGGGTATCAGCTGGGCGTCTACCCAGATCTAAAGATGCCATTCTATTGGGGGATTTATGTGATACTTGTAAGCCTGGAGACGATATTGAATTGACAGGTGTCTATACCAATAATTATGATGGATCTTTAAATACTGCTCAAGGATTCCCTGTTTTTGCAACAGTTATTCTGGCCAATCATATTTTACGAAAAGATTCGTCCAATGCAACTCGAAACTTAACCGACGAAGACATTAAATCTATCATGTCATTGAGCAAAGACGAAAGAGTAGGAGAGAGACTTATGGCTTCTATTGCTCCATCCATCTATGGTCATGAAAACATCAAAAGAGCCCTTGGACTTACACTTTTTGGTGGTACTGTGAAAGATAAGCAGGAGAAGCATAAAGTGAGAGGTGACCTCAACGTTTTACTTTGTGGTGACCCTGGAACTGCAAAGTCTCAGTTCTTGAaatctattgaaaaattagCTCCTCGAGCCGTCTTTACGACAGGTCAGGGAGCATCTGCTGTTGGGTTAACGGCATACGTACAACGTTCACCCGTATCTAGAGAATGGACATTAGAGGCCGGAGCTCTTGTTCTTGCTGACAAAG gAGTTTGCCTCATTGATGAGTTTGATAAAATGAATGACCAAGATCGTACATCAATTCATGAAGCTATGGAACAACAAACGATCTCTATTTCCAAGGCTGGAATCGTTACTACTCTGAGGGCTAGATGCTCGGTTATCGCAGCATCCAATCCCATTGGTGGACGTTACGACCCCTCAATGACATTTAGCGAAAACGTGGATTTAACAGATCCCATTCTATCCCGTTTCGATATTTTGTGTGTTGTACGGGACACAGTCGATCCCGTGATAGATGAACATCTTGCTCAATTTGTTGTTGGATCTCACATGAGAAACCATCCATTGGCTGATGAGAAAGACATCTCgacatttgaaaaagttgaacaaTCACTGGCCTCATCCACTAATTTATCTGGTGTCGAAAAGATTCCCCtcgatattttgaaaaaatatattttatacgctAGGGATCGAGTTCATCCTAAATTGCATCAAATGGATCAAGATAAAGTGGctaaaatgtatacaaatttaAGAAAGGAATCAATG gCAACTGGCAGCGTAGCAATCACTGTTCGCCACATTGAATCAGTAATTCGTATTGCGGAAGCTCATGCTAAAATGCACCTTCGGGAGTTTGTACATGAGGATGACGTGAATATGGCCATTAGAGTCATGTTGGAATCCTTTATTGATACTCAAAAGTATTCTGTTATGAAAACCATGAAGAGAAGATTTGCAAACTATCTTTCATATAAGAAAGATAATAACGAACtgcttttatttattcttcgaCAACTCACTCAAGAGACTGCTATGTATATGAGAAACCGATATGGAACCGAACAGGATACGATCGAAATATCGGAGAGTGATCTTTTAGAAAAG GCTCGACATATTAACATCAAGGACCTTCAACCATTTTTCTCAAGTGcgctttttaaaacaaataattttattcatgacAGCTCAAGAAAACTTATTATTCAacaactctaa